The genomic interval atgaattttgtataattttgatacacgagtttacaaattaatacaatGAAAAAACATACTAAATTCAGGAAATTTTGGAGACATCCTTTTCCGTTCGTATTTGTATTGGGGGAGAACCATCTGCTTTCCTTACGTATATTCTTCCGTGTTTGATCCACACATACTGAAAATTCTTGAGTTTTGCAACTTCcctgcatttttttaatagctgtTTATTGTAGTATGTGAGGTGTTCATTGACGAAAACTGGTTTGGCACTCCCAGACATGTTCAAGTTCTTAGTGGTGAGGCGATTTCTCCGAACACCGGATAAGATGTTATCTTTTATGACACGTGACTTCATCCTTACAACTATATTCCTAGGACGTCCCTGCAGACGGACCCTAGGTGTTACCCGGTGTGCCTCCAGAATGTCATTTGGTGATATATCAACATCCGCATGTGCGGCTACAGCCAAAACCAATTCTATGATGTTCTCTTCCTTATTCTCAGGTACACCGACTATTTCTAGATTCATAAGACGATCTCTTTGGTTGTTAGCATTAAGCTCAGTAAGCAACTGATTATAGTTACGAGTCATCACCTCCAATTTTTCCTCGAGACTTGACAAAGACTTATTCTTCTCGACCAATGAGTCTACTTTTTCTTTCAGCTCTTCGCACTGGTCGGTGTTGAATTGAACAGAAGTTTCCAGGGAAGTAACTAATTTTCTAGTTTCGCCATTCGTAACGCTTAACTCATGGACGGTTTTTCTAAATTCGGTATGCTCCTGTCGAATGCTGCTGATTTCTGATCTAAGTTCCTGGAGCCCTGAGTccaagtttgtttttatgtgaGAAATATCCTGTTGAATTTCTGTCTTCCAACTCCTCATTTCTGTCGTGAAACTAgtaaacatttcataaaagtCGTCTCCATGTCTGCGCTTGCGATGTGTCACCGTTCCTTGGTCGGATAGATCGGGGTCTGAACAGTATTGCTTGGAAGGCGAGCGTAACATTCTTGCCATGACACTTCTGTTTTATGTGATAGTCTTTGACGcagtagtatataataatttgccCGGAGAATTAAAAACTTGTCAATGCACTTTAGACTTTAgcataaagtataaaaatagaaaattgaaataacgtattattaaattatgaatttttaacCAATAGTCGACTTTTGTTATATCGCGACACGTCCGTACtgttatactatacatatgcACCCTTTAGTGCTTACATCACTCACAGACTGCTGCATCAGCAGATTCGGTTGCGACGTTAGTCGCTAGTCCATTCCTTTCAGTCAGTCGAAATCGAGCTCCTTTCCATGCTAGACGGTTGcctcaaatcaattaattcttttttttaaaaacctatttcCTCAACGCCGTATAACATTTGGTGGCAACGGTAAAGggatttagaaaataaaatcccCGGTTCgcctctttcacgtaaaattcaagtatataaattcacgcgtgtgtgtgtttgtgttcAACTTCGAGTTCTGCTCCGGCCCTCATAGTCGTCGTCTTCAAGAAAGCAGTCCACCTGGGGCCCATTGTTGGGCATCGCCGATATTCAACGTGCTCCAACCGGCCTCAAACCACCTGCCAGGTTACCCACTGTCACGCGATATTGACGCTGTGACCGGTATACCATTGAAGCGACAACTAGTAATTCATTATCACATACACGGTATCCTCATCACTGTATCCAGATCTAAGCGCACCTCCTATCGACATCGAGATTTCACCGTATCGACGACGTCACGCCGTGCCTGTATTTTGTTGTGTCTACGCGACCAGCGACATGCTCGCCCTTATCACGTTTCCTGCATTCCTGTGAGTGACCTTTTATTCATACTTATTCTATTGGTCATTGCTACTCTGTactcgtgttttttttaacaaacgaATTCTTGtcataattgtataattttattattattatttttcttttatattcacattttGTTACTCATTTAAAATGGCCGAAGGTCGTTCAACCAGCCCGAAACCCGAAATCTCTGTCACAGACACAGAGGAAGATACCCAGGGCCAATTACATCCAGGCCCCTCCACTAGATCTAGTAAAAAGAAAGCGGCTGTAATTCCCAAATCCGAAATTGAATTATCCACTTTGCTTAAATTTATAAAGCCATTTGATGGTTGTAGAGAAaagttaaattcatttttagtaaattgtaataatgctTATGAAATAGCCTCGGACACACAAAAGGATATTCtctttaaatacatactcTGTCAGTTACAAGGCAAAGCAGAGACCGCCTGTTCCATTAAAGAATTTACTAATTGGCATCAGCTTAAAGAGTTCCTCAAAACGCAGTTCAGCGAGAGGAAACATTACGCTCATCTCCTCACCGAATTACAGGAATGCAAACAACAAGTCACTGAAACTGTCAGTCAGTATGCTTTAAGAATAGAGACTTGCCTTATCTCATTTACTTACCGAAATTTCCATCTCACACGGCCATAAAAGTAGAGAAATGATTGGACGTAGTGCCGCGATGGAGGAATTAGCCCTCCATCATTTCCAAATGGGGCTAACGCCTCGAATATCTAATTTTGTTAGGAGTAAATCCGTTAAAACTTTAAACGAAGCAATTAATATCGCAATTTCTGAAGAAAGAATCCAACAATCTTTATCTAAACACTCAGCCCCGTCTAGCAATCAACAATCTCGTCAGTTTATACGTCGTAACCAAAATCCATCTTCATTCAAAAACAATCCTATTACTCCTCgtcctaataataataattccatCCTTGTCTGCCGATATTGCAAAAATCCAGGTCATACTATAGAACAATGCCGAAAAAgggaatttaataataatcgcTTCAAAAATCCTGATCAAAACTATACAAGGCAACCCCGTGTTCATTTCATCTCCGATGAAACTTCGGAAACTAACGATGATTTTCTTACCAATCCTGAGGGCGGTTATGACACCGTAGACTCTAATCAAAAAAACGAGTAAACATCTCGTCCCAGTGTCGTGCgggattatataattttaaaaccggcactatcaattataattcatctactaaatcctctgtatccactgtatctatgcagcaacccaaggttgatctgcccaaatctactaaatcctctgtatccactgtatctatgcagcagcccaaggttgatctgcccaaatctactaaatcctctgtatccactgtatctatgcagcaacccaaggttgatctgcttaaatctactaaatcctctgtatccactgtatctatgcagcagcccaaggttgatctgcccaaatctactaaatcctctgtatccactgtatctatgcagcaacccaaggttgatctgcttaaatctactaaatcctctgtatccactgtatccaTGCAACAACCCAAGGTTAATTTACCCAAGCCTACtagatcctctgtatccaccGCATCCATGCAACAATCCAAAGTTGACTTATccaaatctactaaatcctctgAATCCGCTGCATCCGTACAACTTAAAACTACTAGTTCTCTAGATCCTTCAAAACccaaagtttataatatttcaaatattccatCTAAAACCTTATTACCTCATGTTCTAATAAAGTCCTCTGTCTCTGATATCCCATTATCTCTGCTAGTAGACTCAGGATCATCTGTAAGTCTATTGAAACATTCTTGCATTATGAAACATCCCAAACTCACAAAAGACATAATTCAGTTAAAGGGTATAGACCCAACTGATAACCCTGTCTGCACTCAAGGTCACTTTTTGCTAAAACTGCAACTTCCTAAATTCGACATATCCCATAAATTCCATGTAACTGATATACCTGACTTACCCTACGATGGAATAATGGGCTCAGATTTCCTTAATGCACacaattgtaatataaattataataacaatatcctTTACATTAGAAACACATCCATTAGACTACACTTTCATGAGCCTGCCTATATAATACCTCCTAGAACGGAAACTATTATCGAATGCTCTGTATCAAATCCTGAGGTAAAAGAAGGATTAGTCCTTGATCAGAAACTTTCTGAAACTTTACTAGTAGCTAATTGTATAGTccatgtaaaagaaaataatagaataaatatatccatTGCTAATACATCCGAAGAACCCGTAACTGTCAAATCCAACCTAAACTTAAAACTCGATCCCTTTAATCCCAAAGTCCTGTCAGAACATTCAAATGAATGCATAAATCATATAAATCTTACTACTAATAGTTTCAAAAGAACACAAGAAGTGTTAAAACAAGTCCGCACTTTTCATcttaataaagaagaaaaagacaaTCTTCTACAATTATGTTCCGACTTTTCTGATATATTTCATCTCCCAGGAGAGATCCTAACTCATACCAACGCTCTCAAGCATGAAATCAAAACAACTACCGACAATCCCATACACACAAAATCCTACAGATTCCCCGAAGTCCATAAAGCCGAAGTCCACaatcagataaataaaatgttagagCAAAATATCATAGAACCCTCTGATTCCCCCTGGTCATCACCCATATGGGTTGTTCCAAAGAAACTAGATGCCTCTAATGTACAAAAATGGAGAGTTGTAATCGACTACCGTAAACTTAATGATATCACTATAGGTGATACTTACCCTATACCTCAAATCACTGAAATTTTAGATCAACTTGGCAATAGTAAATACTTCTCTACTTTAGATCTGTCATCCGGTTTTCaccaaattcaattaaatgaAGCAGATAAATCGAAAACTGCCTTCACAATTCCTGAAGGACACTTCCAATTCACAAGAATGCCATTTGGGCTCAAAAATGCCCCTTCAACATTCCAAAGACTCATGAATTCTGTACTGTCGGGCCTCCAAGGTACCCGCTGTTTTGTCTACCTTGATGATATA from Plodia interpunctella isolate USDA-ARS_2022_Savannah chromosome 14, ilPloInte3.2, whole genome shotgun sequence carries:
- the LOC128675614 gene encoding uncharacterized protein LOC128675614, which codes for MLRSPSKQYCSDPDLSDQGTVTHRKRRHGDDFYEMFTSFTTEMRSWKTEIQQDISHIKTNLDSGLQELRSEISSIRQEHTEFRKTVHELSVTNGETRKLVTSLETSVQFNTDQCEELKEKVDSLVEKNKSLSSLEEKLEVMTRNYNQLLTELNANNQRDRLMNLEIVGVPENKEENIIELVLAVAAHADVDISPNDILEAHRVTPRVRLQGRPRNIVVRMKSRVIKDNILSGVRRNRLTTKNLNMSGSAKPVFVNEHLTYYNKQLLKKCREVAKLKNFQYVWIKHGRIYVRKADGSPPIQIRTEKDVSKIS
- the LOC128675571 gene encoding uncharacterized protein LOC128675571; protein product: MIGRSAAMEELALHHFQMGLTPRISNFVRSKSVKTLNEAINIAISEERIQQSLSKHSAPSSNQQSRQFIRRNQNPSSFKNNPITPRPNNNNSILVCRYCKNPGHTIEQCRKREFNNNRFKNPDQNYTRQPRVHFISDETSETNDDFLTNPEGGYDTVDSNQKNE